One genomic region from Clarias gariepinus isolate MV-2021 ecotype Netherlands chromosome 22, CGAR_prim_01v2, whole genome shotgun sequence encodes:
- the nsfl1c gene encoding NSFL1 cofactor p47, which produces MASRDESVREFVAVTGVEEERARFFLESAGWDLQLALASFFEDGGDDDIVTLPQPESGPGPRSTGQSEHRVTSFRDLMHEDEEESDEEGQRFFAGGSERSGQQIVGPPKKKSTNEVVEDLFKGAKEHGAIPVDKAGKGPGESSRAKAFVGGGYRLGAAPEEESAYVSGDRRSSGSSQDVHVVLKLWKTGFSLDEGELRNYNDPGNVLFLESIRRGEIPLELRQRSRGGQVNLDMEDHRDEDFAKPKPAFKAFTGEGQKLGSATPELVSVPSMDQAHQAASEARACASISVDESQPVTNIQIRLADGGRLVQKFNHTHRISDIRQFVVNARPAMGAAEFVLMTTFPNKELTDESQTLKEANLLNAVIVQRLK; this is translated from the exons ATGGCGTCGCGGGATGAATCGGTGAGGGAGTTTGTTGCAGTTACCGGTGTTGAAGAAGAAAGAGCCCGGTTTTTCCTTGAATCCGCTGGCtgggatttgcag CTCGCCCTTGCCAGTTTCTTTGAGGATGGAGGGGATGATGATATCGTCACTCTCCCTCAGCCAGAAAGCGGGCCGGGTCCTCGATCCACAGGACAGAG TGAGCACCGAGTAACTTCCTTCAGAGACTTGATGCATGAAGATGAAGAAGAGAGTGATGaagaaggtcaaag GTTCTTTGCTGGTGGTTCGGAACGCAGTGGCCAGCAGATTGTTGGTCCACCCAAGAAGAAGAGCACAAATGAGGTGGTGGAGGACTTGTTCAAGGGAGCAAAAGAGCATGGGGCCATTCCAGTTGACAAAGCAGGCAAAGGGCCTGGAGAGTCTAGCAGGGCCAAG GCGTTTGTTGGAGGTGGTTATCGTCTGGGAGCAGCACCAGAAGAAGAGTCTGCCTATGTGTCTGGAGACAGACGATCCTCTGGCAGTAGTCAAGAT GTACATGTGGTCCTGAAGCTGTGGAAGACAGGATTCAGCCTTGATGAAGGGGAGCTCAGAAACTACAACGATCCTGGGAATGTCCTCTTCCTGGAGTCCATTCGTAGGGG GGAGATTCCTCTGGAACTGAGGCAGCGCTCTCGGGGTGGGCAGGTGAATTTGGATATGGAGGACCACAGGGATGAAGATTTCGCCAAACCCAAGCCCGCTTTTAAGGCTTTTACTGGCGAAGGACAGAAACTTGGCAG TGCCACTCCAGAGTTGGTATCTGTCCCAAGCATGGATCAGGCACATCAGGCTGCAAGCGAGGCTCGGGCCTGTGCATCTATCAGTGTGGATGAGTCGCAGCCTGTTACCAACATCCAGATAAGGCTGGCTGACGGAGGACGGCTGGTGCAGAAGTTTAACCACACCCACAG GATCTCTGATATCCGCCAGTTTGTGGTGAACGCTCGGCCAGCCATGGGTGCAGCGGAGTTTGTCCTCATGACGACTTTCCCCAACAAGGAGCTGACGGATGAGAGTCAGACACTGAAGGAGGCCAACCTGCTGAACGCGGTCATTGTGCAGAGGCTAAAGTGA
- the emp3b gene encoding epithelial membrane protein 3b — MAFLLGFVTMLHLFTLGVLLIATFGKDWWVWSSTERADLWNSCRFDNETYLWLCLPLKETEWLHAVQVLMILSAVFCFVSFLVFFIQLFIMSKGGLFYITGVCQAFAGLTTFTGVLIYTIHSKKVLQDSKHLNSGHFGYCYISGWVCVLLLTWSGIMYIYLRKKD, encoded by the exons ATGGCATTTTTGCTGGGTTTCGTCACCATGCTCCATCTCTTCACACTAGGGGTTCTGTTAATTGccacctttggaaag GACTGGTGGGTGTGGAGCAGCACGGAGAGGGCAGACCTGTGGAACAGCTGCAGATTCGacaatgaaacatatttatgGCTTTGTTTGCCATTAAAAGAGACAG AGTGGCTTCATGCTGTCCAAGTCCTGATGATCTTGTCTGCTGTATTTTGCTTCGTCTCATTTCTCGTTTTCTTCATTCAGCTATTTATTATGTCAAAAGGTGGCCTTTTCTACATTACAGGAGTCTGCCAAGCATTTGCAG gtcTTACAACTTTCACTGGGGTCCTCATCTACACGATACACagcaaaaaagtccttcaggactCTAAACATTTAAACTCTGGACACTTCGGTTACTGTTATATTTCGGGATGGGTTTGTGTGCTTTTGTTAACATGGAGTGGAATCATGTACATTTATTTGCGCAAAAAAGACTAG